The proteins below come from a single uncultured delta proteobacterium genomic window:
- a CDS encoding Type III restriction enzyme, res subunit — translation MKLQFKHQKFQSDAAKAVCDVFTGQPCLVPTYMIDKGIDAGAQHTLSDGQDFTGWNNHKLLPHMTDALILENLQKVQRAHNLPPSKELAGRYNLTVEMETGVGKTYTYIKTMYELNQRYGWSKFIIVVPSVAIREGIFSTFKATQEHFAEDYGRKIRFFIYNSANLTEIDRFAADSAINAMIINAQAFNARGKDARRIHMKLDDFRSRRPIDLLAKTNPILIIDEPQTVEGPKTKEGLRQFNPLFTLRYSATHKKDSLYDMVYRLDAMEAYNKKLVKKIAVKGISATGSTATEGYVYLESINLSKGNPTATIEFDVKGKQGVRKARRTVGEGFNLYHNSGELDEYKSGYTITRIDGRDSSIEFTNGTKLFAGDVIGHVNEEHLRRIQIRETILSHIERERHLFYKNIKVLSLFFIDEVAKYKQYDAAGHPLNGTYGDMFEEEYAQIVEELHQDLSVDQAYLRELDKHTAHKTHAGYFSIDKNKKTGQEKFVNSKTERGSTESADANAYDLIMKNKERLLDKKEPVRFIFSHSALREGWDNPNVFQICTLKQSGSDVRKRQEVGRGLRLSVNQSGERMDSNLLGEDVHALNVLTVIASESYDKFAKGLQEELAEVVADRPQKVTADLFKGKVIRDSSGTEQVVDADIAQAIYEGLITSGYVKKGILTDKYYDDKKMGAVEVAEEVMDSAADIVFILDTIYDSRAMQPENARSNNVELKLERGKLESAVFRKLWAHINAKSAYVVDFDTDELVKKSIAALNKELIVSKIYFKVESGSMEEIASREALQTGTAFTKKEWEIRRTQIAVTAGVKYDLLGKIVAETGLTRVAVATILQGLAPDVFNQFKSNPEDFILKAANIINEQKATVIIQHISYNKLEEAYDTTVFTEPTMKGQLGVNAMTTSKHLYDHVLYDSSGERNFASDLDASKEVAVYVKLPGGFYISTPVGKYNPDWAIAFNEGNVKHIYFVAETKGSMQSMQLREIEKAKIHCAREHFKAISTKDVVYDVVDSYASLMDKVLR, via the coding sequence ATGAAATTGCAATTTAAACATCAAAAATTCCAGTCGGATGCGGCTAAGGCTGTGTGCGATGTATTCACCGGCCAACCCTGTCTTGTGCCCACATATATGATCGACAAGGGTATTGATGCCGGAGCGCAGCATACTCTTTCAGACGGGCAGGACTTTACCGGCTGGAACAACCACAAGCTTCTGCCACACATGACAGACGCGCTTATTCTGGAAAACCTGCAAAAGGTGCAACGGGCGCACAACCTGCCACCTTCCAAAGAGCTTGCGGGCCGCTACAACCTCACGGTGGAGATGGAAACGGGCGTCGGCAAAACATACACCTACATCAAAACCATGTATGAACTGAATCAACGGTACGGTTGGAGCAAGTTCATCATTGTGGTGCCCAGCGTGGCCATTCGGGAAGGGATTTTCAGCACGTTCAAGGCAACGCAGGAGCACTTTGCCGAAGATTACGGCAGGAAAATTCGCTTTTTTATCTACAACTCCGCCAATTTGACGGAAATAGACCGTTTTGCCGCAGACAGCGCCATCAATGCCATGATCATCAACGCCCAGGCCTTCAACGCCCGAGGCAAAGACGCCCGCCGCATTCACATGAAGCTGGACGACTTCCGCAGCCGCAGGCCCATCGATCTTCTGGCCAAAACCAACCCTATTCTGATCATTGACGAGCCGCAAACCGTTGAAGGCCCGAAAACCAAAGAAGGGCTCAGGCAGTTTAACCCGCTGTTCACCCTGCGCTATTCCGCCACCCACAAAAAAGACAGCCTCTACGATATGGTTTATCGCCTGGACGCTATGGAGGCGTACAATAAGAAGCTGGTCAAAAAAATCGCGGTCAAGGGTATTTCCGCCACCGGCAGCACGGCCACGGAGGGCTACGTTTACCTGGAGAGCATCAACCTTTCCAAGGGCAACCCTACCGCCACTATCGAGTTCGACGTCAAGGGCAAACAAGGCGTGCGCAAGGCCCGGCGCACCGTGGGCGAGGGTTTCAACCTGTACCACAACTCCGGCGAGCTGGACGAATACAAAAGCGGTTACACCATAACTCGCATTGACGGACGCGACAGCAGCATAGAATTCACAAACGGCACCAAGCTTTTTGCCGGTGACGTCATTGGCCACGTCAACGAAGAGCATCTGCGCCGCATTCAGATACGGGAAACCATCCTTTCCCACATCGAGCGAGAACGACATCTTTTTTATAAGAATATCAAGGTGCTTTCTCTGTTCTTCATTGATGAAGTCGCCAAATACAAACAATATGACGCCGCCGGGCACCCCCTCAACGGCACCTACGGTGATATGTTTGAAGAAGAATACGCGCAGATTGTCGAAGAACTGCACCAAGACCTGAGTGTTGACCAAGCATACCTGCGCGAACTGGACAAGCACACCGCACATAAGACCCATGCAGGTTATTTTTCCATCGACAAAAATAAAAAGACCGGCCAGGAAAAATTCGTCAACAGCAAGACCGAGCGCGGCTCGACAGAATCCGCTGATGCGAACGCTTATGACCTGATCATGAAAAACAAGGAGCGTCTGCTCGACAAAAAAGAGCCGGTGCGCTTCATTTTTTCCCACTCCGCTCTGCGCGAAGGCTGGGACAACCCCAACGTCTTCCAGATATGCACCCTGAAGCAAAGCGGCAGTGATGTGCGCAAACGACAGGAAGTCGGACGCGGCCTGCGCCTTTCCGTCAATCAATCCGGCGAACGCATGGATAGCAACCTGTTGGGGGAAGACGTCCATGCGCTTAACGTGCTCACTGTCATTGCCAGCGAAAGTTATGACAAGTTCGCCAAAGGCTTGCAGGAAGAGTTGGCCGAAGTTGTGGCGGACAGGCCGCAAAAGGTTACAGCCGACCTGTTCAAAGGCAAGGTTATTCGCGACTCTTCCGGCACGGAACAGGTTGTTGATGCGGATATCGCCCAGGCCATTTATGAAGGCCTGATTACCAGTGGCTACGTCAAAAAAGGCATCCTGACGGACAAATATTATGATGATAAAAAGATGGGTGCAGTGGAAGTGGCCGAAGAAGTCATGGACAGTGCGGCGGATATTGTTTTCATATTGGATACCATCTATGACAGCCGCGCCATGCAGCCGGAAAACGCCAGAAGCAATAATGTGGAATTGAAGCTTGAGCGGGGCAAACTGGAATCCGCCGTTTTCAGAAAGCTTTGGGCGCACATCAACGCCAAGTCTGCCTATGTGGTTGATTTTGACACTGACGAGTTGGTGAAAAAATCCATCGCCGCCCTGAACAAGGAACTGATTGTCTCCAAAATTTACTTCAAGGTGGAGAGCGGCAGCATGGAAGAAATAGCGTCGCGTGAAGCCTTGCAAACCGGGACGGCCTTCACCAAAAAGGAATGGGAAATACGCCGCACCCAGATTGCCGTGACCGCCGGGGTCAAATATGATTTGCTCGGCAAAATCGTTGCGGAAACCGGCCTTACCCGTGTGGCAGTCGCCACGATACTCCAGGGGCTTGCGCCGGACGTTTTCAACCAGTTCAAAAGCAACCCGGAAGACTTCATACTCAAGGCCGCAAACATTATCAACGAGCAGAAGGCCACGGTAATCATACAGCATATCAGCTACAACAAGCTGGAAGAGGCCTATGACACCACTGTTTTTACCGAGCCGACCATGAAGGGCCAACTTGGCGTGAATGCCATGACCACCAGCAAGCACCTGTATGACCATGTGCTCTACGATTCCAGCGGGGAACGCAATTTCGCAAGCGACCTGGACGCCTCAAAAGAAGTAGCCGTCTATGTCAAACTTCCGGGCGGTTTTTATATCTCCACCCCGGTAGGCAAATACAATCCTGACTGGGCCATCGCTTTCAACGAAGGCAACGTCAAGCATATCTACTTCGTCGCCGAAACCAAAGGTTCAATGCAGTCCATGCAACTTCGCGAAATAGAAAAGGCAAAAATACATTGCGCCAGAGAACACTTCAAGGCCATCAGCACAAAGGATGTTGTCTATGATGTTGTGGATAGTTATGCGTCTCTTATGGACAAGGTGCTGCGCTAG
- a CDS encoding hypothetical protein (Evidence 5 : No homology to any previously reported sequences), which yields MNRSPQVVILRIKFVSYKVHIYQRRKRL from the coding sequence TTGAATCGCTCCCCCCAAGTGGTCATTCTACGCATCAAATTTGTTTCATATAAGGTGCATATTTATCAAAGGAGAAAACGCTTATAG
- a CDS encoding conserved hypothetical protein (Evidence 4 : Homologs of previously reported genes of unknown function), whose amino-acid sequence MEEASRRYREEWDKWAESVDQASQATFQLSGQQLADLQKDPARFQSYIDELLSTPDGQQKAIMAGNQLSALQVQEARQLRELMATQVQSQLSSQMKAEKESQMSEEAWRDTLKTNRIGKAKAKPDPF is encoded by the coding sequence ATGGAGGAAGCCAGCCGCCGCTACCGGGAGGAATGGGATAAATGGGCGGAGTCCGTTGATCAGGCTTCACAGGCCACGTTCCAGCTTTCCGGCCAGCAGCTTGCCGATCTCCAGAAAGACCCGGCCCGCTTCCAGAGCTACATTGACGAACTGCTTTCTACGCCGGACGGCCAGCAGAAGGCCATCATGGCGGGCAACCAGCTTTCCGCGCTCCAGGTGCAGGAAGCCCGGCAACTGCGGGAACTGATGGCGACACAGGTGCAGTCCCAGCTCTCCAGCCAGATGAAGGCGGAGAAGGAAAGCCAGATGTCGGAGGAAGCCTGGCGGGACACCCTGAAAACCAACCGGATCGGCAAGGCCAAAGCCAAGCCCGATCCCTTTTAG
- a CDS encoding P-type conjugative transfer protein TrbL codes for MKRNYLPLAVLALALCAVFIGVGEAHAANEDFVSTLVREFYNKTSDWEPTLKRYALIVFRWLVILEVCFLGIKAALNRDQITDIFKQFVMLLLMAGFFLAVINYYQEWAWNLINGLGAIGRELTPGGYSSESPFLTGMQLVKLVLDKLSVWSPGNSIALLIAALVIIVCFALISAQVVFIKCEAMVAMAAALILVAFGGSSFLKDYAVNAIRYVLAVAFKLFVMQLVLGIGIAFIESFSTSTAELQDIFVVIGASVVLLALVKSLPDVCAGIINGSHVSSGAALTASAAAVGGAALGAAVASSNTIQNVKDASKVAGMEGATGLGKAASVAKSLWGARQDAKTSGEKSLSTRTRSEIQERLERARMNQNDKS; via the coding sequence ATGAAAAGGAACTATCTGCCGCTGGCCGTCCTGGCGCTCGCGCTGTGCGCGGTCTTCATCGGTGTCGGGGAAGCCCATGCTGCCAATGAAGATTTCGTGTCCACGCTGGTACGCGAGTTCTACAACAAAACCAGCGACTGGGAACCGACCCTGAAGCGATACGCGCTGATCGTGTTCCGCTGGCTGGTCATTCTGGAAGTGTGTTTCCTGGGCATCAAGGCAGCGCTCAACCGCGATCAGATTACGGACATCTTCAAACAATTCGTCATGCTCCTGCTCATGGCCGGTTTTTTCCTGGCCGTCATCAACTACTACCAAGAATGGGCCTGGAACCTGATCAACGGCCTGGGCGCGATTGGCAGGGAACTGACTCCTGGCGGTTATTCCTCGGAATCGCCGTTCCTCACCGGCATGCAACTCGTCAAACTGGTGCTGGACAAGCTCTCCGTCTGGTCTCCGGGCAACTCCATCGCGCTGCTCATCGCGGCGCTGGTCATTATCGTTTGTTTCGCGCTCATTTCCGCGCAGGTGGTTTTCATCAAGTGCGAAGCCATGGTGGCGATGGCGGCGGCGCTGATCCTGGTGGCCTTCGGCGGCAGTTCCTTTCTCAAAGATTATGCCGTCAACGCCATCCGCTATGTGCTGGCCGTGGCCTTCAAACTCTTTGTCATGCAGCTCGTCCTGGGCATCGGCATCGCCTTTATCGAAAGCTTTTCCACGTCCACGGCGGAGCTTCAGGACATCTTCGTGGTCATCGGCGCGTCGGTCGTGCTGCTGGCCCTGGTCAAATCCCTGCCGGACGTGTGCGCGGGCATCATCAACGGCTCGCACGTTTCCAGCGGCGCGGCGCTTACCGCTTCCGCCGCCGCTGTTGGCGGCGCTGCCCTTGGCGCGGCTGTCGCCAGCAGCAATACCATCCAGAATGTGAAGGACGCTTCCAAGGTGGCGGGCATGGAAGGCGCGACAGGCCTCGGCAAAGCGGCCAGCGTGGCGAAGTCCCTGTGGGGAGCCAGGCAGGATGCCAAGACCTCCGGGGAAAAGTCTCTCAGCACCCGGACGCGCTCCGAAATTCAGGAACGCCTGGAACGCGCCCGCATGAACCAAAACGACAAATCATAG
- a CDS encoding Conjugal transfer protein — MSFFKSKAKPPVQEKGGNPYLNGREEWLERYGSYISRAAQWRMVAFFCLILTGISITGNVMQASQVKTVPYIIQVDKLGKSSVMARADRASATPQRLIQAEIAACISNWRTVTADVELQQKMIERLSFFMAGSAKGVLREWYEANNPYEIAKSGKLVHVEIKGLPLPVSSDSYRVEWVETVRSHAGVLLDSHVYEATVTVQINPPTVDAVLLRNPGGVYITSLSAGKVVGAQTPAAPVKPNQNEQ; from the coding sequence ATGTCTTTTTTCAAATCAAAAGCAAAACCGCCCGTGCAGGAAAAAGGGGGAAACCCCTATCTGAACGGGCGGGAAGAATGGCTGGAGCGGTACGGCTCCTATATCAGCCGGGCCGCGCAATGGCGCATGGTGGCGTTCTTCTGCCTCATCCTCACCGGCATTTCCATCACCGGCAACGTCATGCAGGCCAGCCAGGTGAAGACGGTTCCCTACATCATTCAAGTGGACAAGCTGGGCAAATCCTCTGTTATGGCGCGGGCGGACAGGGCCAGCGCCACGCCGCAGCGCCTTATCCAGGCGGAGATTGCGGCCTGCATCAGCAACTGGCGCACGGTCACGGCGGACGTGGAGTTGCAGCAGAAAATGATCGAGCGACTGAGCTTCTTCATGGCCGGAAGCGCCAAAGGCGTTCTGCGCGAATGGTACGAAGCCAACAACCCTTACGAAATCGCAAAATCCGGCAAGCTGGTGCATGTGGAAATCAAAGGTCTGCCCCTGCCGGTGAGTTCCGACTCCTACCGGGTGGAATGGGTGGAAACCGTGCGCAGCCATGCGGGCGTTCTGCTCGATTCGCATGTTTATGAAGCCACGGTGACGGTCCAGATCAACCCGCCGACCGTAGACGCGGTGCTTTTGCGCAACCCCGGCGGCGTCTACATCACGTCCCTTTCGGCTGGCAAGGTCGTCGGCGCTCAGACGCCCGCCGCGCCTGTGAAACCCAACCAAAACGAGCAATGA
- a CDS encoding hypothetical protein (Evidence 5 : No homology to any previously reported sequences): MLFASGCAVRGPVGSWCGPLPERGAVSAIAADAVACLSALYPPGHTSLHLLQAKDAGNDFAAAFENGLRAKGFTLAAAESADVLVVAYTLDALDEKSAWYLQLRLSDPNGGGKAIARSYTASGQPEAGQSQTEQEFRRSFAGKAAAKARHAWDTGPSMRIDALQ; encoded by the coding sequence ATGCTGTTCGCCTCCGGCTGCGCGGTACGCGGGCCGGTGGGCTCCTGGTGCGGGCCGCTGCCGGAGCGCGGCGCGGTGTCGGCCATTGCCGCCGATGCGGTTGCCTGCCTTTCGGCCTTGTATCCGCCCGGCCATACCTCCCTGCATCTGCTTCAGGCCAAGGATGCGGGCAACGATTTCGCCGCTGCCTTTGAAAACGGTCTGCGGGCAAAGGGTTTCACCCTGGCCGCTGCGGAATCCGCTGATGTGCTTGTCGTCGCCTATACTCTGGACGCGCTGGATGAAAAATCCGCCTGGTATCTGCAACTGCGGTTGTCCGATCCGAACGGGGGCGGCAAGGCCATTGCGCGGTCGTACACGGCCAGCGGCCAGCCGGAAGCGGGCCAGAGCCAAACCGAACAGGAATTCCGGCGCTCCTTTGCCGGCAAGGCCGCCGCAAAAGCCCGCCATGCCTGGGATACCGGCCCCAGCATGCGGATAGACGCTCTGCAATAG
- a CDS encoding putative conjugal transfer protein TrbI (Evidence 3 : Function proposed based on presence of conserved amino acid motif, structural feature or limited homology), with protein sequence MSDKTPNSLEPVKKVSVARMSRWPLYAVLLAGLFLLGILVYSVNFAHNQGEEQTATPKVDIKEEERPLLMGEGRGLALMPPAGSPAIAQPERGDARKREPLIVVQGKQEQPDQYRQELENLRRMKAQARLTALSAPLGVMKKSDTSDQFGQQAAIAREEQRRDSSLDVSRDLSAMRENGYDPAADKDKEAFFNRAEKDASWILPHSRTAGQPLELKTGTIIPGLMVTGINSDLPGNIIAQVSQNVFDTATGRQLLIPQGAKLFGVYDSRVIYGQERVLVAWNRLVFPDGSAVTLGAMPGSDMAGNAGYTDQVNNHYLRIFGSAILMSMITGGMSYSMDSLDNSGGGDDDSPTLQDEMGSALAAQLGQATLQLLQKNLNIKPTLEIRPGYQFNVIVTKDIVFERPYKAGR encoded by the coding sequence ATGAGCGACAAAACCCCCAACAGCCTGGAGCCGGTAAAAAAGGTCAGCGTGGCCCGCATGAGCCGCTGGCCGCTGTATGCCGTGCTGCTGGCCGGGCTCTTTCTGCTCGGCATCCTGGTTTACAGCGTGAATTTCGCGCACAACCAGGGAGAAGAGCAGACGGCAACACCCAAGGTGGACATCAAGGAAGAGGAACGCCCCTTGCTCATGGGCGAAGGCCGAGGCCTCGCCCTGATGCCGCCCGCTGGTTCCCCGGCCATTGCACAGCCGGAGCGGGGCGATGCGCGGAAGCGCGAACCGCTGATTGTGGTGCAGGGTAAACAGGAACAGCCCGACCAGTACCGTCAGGAACTGGAAAATCTGCGCCGCATGAAGGCACAGGCCCGGCTCACGGCGCTTTCCGCGCCCCTTGGTGTTATGAAAAAGTCAGACACATCTGACCAATTTGGGCAACAAGCGGCAATAGCGCGGGAAGAACAGCGGCGGGACAGTTCCCTGGATGTAAGCCGCGATCTCTCCGCCATGCGGGAAAACGGCTACGATCCCGCCGCCGATAAGGACAAGGAAGCCTTTTTCAACCGGGCGGAAAAGGACGCGAGTTGGATACTGCCGCACTCCCGCACAGCCGGTCAGCCTCTGGAATTGAAAACCGGTACGATCATTCCCGGCCTTATGGTGACAGGCATCAATTCCGATCTGCCCGGCAACATCATCGCGCAGGTTTCCCAGAACGTCTTTGACACGGCAACCGGGCGGCAACTGCTTATTCCGCAGGGCGCAAAGCTCTTCGGCGTCTACGATTCCCGCGTCATCTACGGTCAGGAACGTGTACTGGTGGCCTGGAACCGCCTGGTGTTCCCGGACGGCTCCGCCGTCACGCTGGGAGCCATGCCCGGTTCGGATATGGCGGGCAACGCGGGCTATACCGATCAGGTGAACAACCACTATCTGCGCATCTTCGGCTCGGCCATTCTGATGAGCATGATCACGGGCGGCATGTCCTATTCCATGGACTCTCTAGATAACAGTGGCGGCGGCGATGACGATTCGCCCACACTCCAGGATGAAATGGGCTCGGCCTTGGCCGCGCAGCTTGGGCAGGCCACGCTCCAGCTCCTGCAGAAGAACCTGAACATCAAGCCTACGCTGGAAATCCGGCCCGGCTACCAGTTCAACGTCATTGTCACCAAAGATATTGTATTTGAGCGGCCCTACAAGGCGGGGAGGTAG
- a CDS encoding hypothetical protein (Evidence 5 : No homology to any previously reported sequences), whose amino-acid sequence MKAAAAEEKDARMQESLALLRMLEASSADVEAGNVRDSEDVFNDARRMIAAMRAEQE is encoded by the coding sequence ATGAAAGCAGCAGCAGCAGAAGAAAAAGACGCTCGGATGCAGGAAAGTCTGGCGCTGCTCCGTATGCTGGAAGCAAGCTCCGCTGATGTGGAAGCAGGTAATGTCCGGGATTCAGAGGATGTCTTTAACGATGCTCGCCGTATGATCGCCGCTATGCGAGCGGAACAAGAGTGA
- a CDS encoding HicB family protein gives MNNTMTYKGYTAIVGFSAEDECLVGHIAGINDVIGFHADSVEEIRKVFHETVDDYLATCAKIGREPNKPYSGKVTLRLPPELHAQLAVRAEANGSSLNNWLVSALSQSVSNHP, from the coding sequence ATGAACAACACCATGACATACAAGGGCTATACCGCCATTGTCGGCTTCAGCGCCGAGGATGAATGCCTTGTCGGGCATATTGCCGGAATAAACGACGTGATTGGCTTTCACGCGGACTCCGTGGAGGAAATCCGCAAGGTTTTTCACGAAACTGTTGATGATTACCTTGCCACATGCGCGAAAATAGGCCGAGAGCCGAACAAGCCGTATTCGGGCAAAGTTACTTTGCGGCTGCCCCCAGAATTGCATGCGCAGCTTGCCGTGCGGGCTGAAGCCAACGGCAGCAGCCTGAACAACTGGTTGGTATCCGCGCTTAGTCAGTCGGTAAGCAACCATCCCTAA
- a CDS encoding HicA protein translates to MNSRHRKTLAAIFTNPTPKTMVWADIEALLLAVGCEIIEGDGSRVRFIRDDVIGYFHRPHPKKEAAPYQIRDAKTFLTKLGVEP, encoded by the coding sequence ATGAACAGCAGACACCGAAAAACTCTTGCGGCAATCTTTACCAACCCAACACCTAAAACCATGGTGTGGGCCGATATTGAAGCGCTTCTGCTGGCGGTTGGCTGTGAAATTATTGAAGGTGACGGCTCACGGGTCAGATTCATTCGGGATGATGTCATAGGATATTTCCACAGGCCGCACCCCAAGAAAGAAGCCGCGCCGTACCAGATCCGGGACGCCAAGACGTTCCTGACAAAGTTGGGGGTAGAACCATGA
- a CDS encoding exported hypothetical protein (Evidence 5 : No homology to any previously reported sequences) has translation MPAKYGLGTEKKKSGLRWIYLPFMLLLGLGSLALATQRIAAFFDYHPALGETDKRLAF, from the coding sequence ATGCCCGCAAAATACGGCCTGGGCACGGAGAAAAAGAAAAGCGGCCTGCGCTGGATCTATCTGCCGTTCATGCTTCTGCTGGGCCTTGGCAGCCTGGCGCTGGCAACCCAGCGCATCGCCGCCTTTTTCGACTATCACCCGGCCCTCGGCGAGACAGATAAACGTCTGGCGTTCTAA
- a CDS encoding hypothetical protein (Evidence 5 : No homology to any previously reported sequences): MFQLAGILSDIFVLFAWRRMFFTHLRLLQLQDKQNFAHIQSPVLLKGSGYQCPLKGSF; the protein is encoded by the coding sequence ATGTTTCAGCTTGCGGGAATACTTAGTGACATCTTTGTGCTTTTTGCTTGGCGGCGCATGTTTTTTACGCACCTCCGGCTCCTGCAACTTCAGGACAAACAAAACTTTGCCCATATCCAGTCTCCTGTTTTGTTAAAAGGTTCGGGATACCAGTGTCCTTTGAAGGGCAGTTTTTAA
- a CDS encoding hypothetical protein (Evidence 5 : No homology to any previously reported sequences), which produces MKHHPRPEMLSSQITLQNRLVSLLIQMSSGDNQGVPPYVDNSGQCFTEFGCRSLYNDKFHILSKDIALCAITLSNKRISGVKQYQNSTIRKCYGICGDRGQCLEFF; this is translated from the coding sequence ATGAAACATCATCCACGGCCTGAAATGTTATCGTCACAGATAACATTGCAGAACAGGCTTGTGAGCCTGCTCATACAAATGTCATCTGGTGATAATCAGGGCGTACCGCCTTATGTGGACAACTCCGGACAATGTTTCACCGAGTTCGGTTGCCGGAGCCTCTACAATGACAAGTTTCATATTCTCTCCAAAGATATTGCGCTGTGCGCCATAACATTATCTAATAAACGCATTTCCGGTGTCAAGCAATATCAAAATTCAACCATCAGGAAATGTTATGGTATCTGTGGAGACAGAGGACAATGCCTTGAATTTTTCTGA
- a CDS encoding conserved membrane hypothetical protein (Evidence 4 : Homologs of previously reported genes of unknown function), with amino-acid sequence MNTHELDLTKGNVLRTLARFSIPILATNILQSLYSMADMLVVGHFVGDTGLAAISNASMLVFLITSFSIGFSMGGNVLVARCKGAGDTEGQNLSVSVLFASMFLLSLVVTVATLAGYGPLFRLMEVPDEALTDANEYMRILSVGIVFVFGYNAVSAILRGLGDSINPLRFAVAATVLNIVLDLLFVGWLGFGTKGAAIATVISQGGAFFIGLQDLRKRGLLSGLKAAGFTEAKSKLTDLVRVGVPYAAQMVVVNFSYLVITGMINTYGLTVAAAAGVGLKINTFAAMPCWAIGQAVTAMTAQNIGAGNIGRVRQVVRKGLLCSLTATGILVLLVQVFAGQVIMLFGQSEQGFVDAGVQYLRVCCSVNCLFYVTMYTLDSFAVGAGAPRLALFNSLLDSLVLRLPFIWILEVFLAQGLAGIYLGQALAPVVPAIIGLVFFLGNTWVANRQP; translated from the coding sequence ATGAATACACATGAATTGGATCTGACAAAAGGGAATGTTTTGCGGACGCTGGCCCGCTTTAGCATTCCCATTCTGGCAACCAATATTCTCCAGTCATTATACAGTATGGCGGATATGCTGGTTGTAGGCCATTTTGTAGGCGATACAGGGCTTGCGGCCATAAGCAACGCAAGCATGCTTGTTTTTCTGATCACCTCCTTCAGCATCGGTTTCAGCATGGGGGGCAATGTACTCGTTGCCCGCTGCAAAGGAGCCGGGGATACCGAAGGGCAGAACCTGAGCGTGAGTGTCTTGTTCGCCTCCATGTTTTTGTTGTCGCTGGTGGTGACGGTTGCCACCCTGGCAGGGTACGGCCCGCTTTTTCGGCTGATGGAAGTGCCGGACGAAGCATTGACTGATGCAAACGAGTATATGCGTATCCTCAGCGTCGGGATTGTCTTCGTTTTTGGCTACAATGCCGTTTCCGCCATACTGCGCGGTCTTGGAGATTCGATAAACCCGTTGCGTTTCGCGGTTGCAGCGACGGTGCTCAATATCGTGTTGGACTTGCTTTTTGTTGGTTGGCTGGGGTTCGGCACCAAGGGGGCGGCTATTGCAACAGTCATTTCCCAAGGAGGCGCTTTTTTCATCGGGCTGCAAGACTTGCGCAAGCGAGGCTTGCTTTCCGGATTGAAAGCAGCAGGTTTTACAGAAGCAAAAAGCAAACTGACAGATCTTGTTCGCGTGGGCGTGCCCTATGCGGCGCAGATGGTGGTGGTCAATTTTTCCTATCTGGTCATCACCGGCATGATCAATACCTATGGTCTGACTGTAGCCGCAGCGGCGGGCGTTGGTTTGAAGATCAACACGTTCGCGGCAATGCCTTGTTGGGCGATCGGCCAGGCTGTAACGGCCATGACCGCGCAGAATATAGGCGCGGGAAACATCGGCAGAGTGCGGCAGGTTGTCCGTAAAGGGCTGCTTTGCAGCCTGACTGCGACCGGCATACTCGTCCTCCTGGTTCAGGTTTTCGCCGGGCAGGTCATAATGCTGTTTGGACAGTCTGAGCAGGGTTTTGTTGATGCGGGAGTGCAGTATCTGCGCGTTTGCTGTTCAGTGAATTGCCTGTTTTATGTCACCATGTACACGTTGGATTCCTTCGCCGTTGGCGCAGGGGCTCCCAGGCTCGCTCTGTTCAACTCTCTGCTGGACTCTCTTGTGCTCAGGCTTCCTTTTATCTGGATTCTGGAAGTCTTTTTAGCACAAGGGCTGGCAGGCATTTACCTTGGACAGGCATTAGCCCCTGTGGTTCCGGCAATAATCGGGCTGGTGTTCTTTCTTGGAAATACATGGGTGGCCAACAGACAGCCTTAA